From Crassaminicella indica, one genomic window encodes:
- a CDS encoding sensor histidine kinase produces the protein MFKSIRWKFITIYFLPVYIAMLIVGVFIIQEFQKYHLDMVSENLTNLGNREGLVHTIAQFDNLDDSKEEIQKNIEQWPTGLKEEIFVINRDFKIIARSKNSGTNDNAIEVLDYTLLTNARNGQEGEKDITINTNTRQIITKNLAFPIQNEGEFVKGILYIRADLSDIYKTLDKSKMILTQATLLALLITVVLGFWIARSITEPITDVTVKAARMAKGDFNQVVEVKSDDEIGQLAEMFNYVREKLNITLSEISSEKSKLETILSYMTDGLIAVNDEGKIIHANPTAMKMLNLTSENIENRYYDELIKEYNEKLTISYIEENNPERVGSELIEFNDSVFQVNYAPFKDKKGEKKGIVMVIQDITERQKLDNMRKEFVANVSHELKTPLTSIKSYTETLLDGALDNREIAEHFLNVVNSEADRMNRLVRDLLQLSRIDYQKETWNIREIDLVKLLENIVLKMDINAKNKQQRLSFKTHEQSVIGLIDQDKMEQVIINIISNAIKYTPENGTIEVFLEKEDDQGIIRIIDNGIGIPQKDIPRLFERFYRVDKARSREMGGTGLGLSIAHQIIKAHHGDINVKSEEGEGTEVIIKLPLKGQYV, from the coding sequence ATGTTTAAAAGTATAAGGTGGAAATTTATTACCATATACTTCTTGCCTGTTTATATTGCCATGCTTATTGTTGGCGTATTTATTATTCAAGAGTTTCAAAAATATCATTTAGATATGGTTAGTGAAAATCTTACAAATTTAGGAAATAGAGAAGGGCTTGTTCATACTATTGCACAATTTGATAATCTAGATGATAGTAAAGAAGAAATTCAAAAAAATATAGAACAATGGCCAACAGGTTTGAAAGAAGAAATATTTGTTATAAATAGAGATTTTAAAATTATTGCTCGAAGTAAAAATAGTGGTACAAATGATAATGCCATAGAAGTATTAGATTATACACTACTTACGAATGCAAGAAACGGACAAGAAGGGGAAAAGGATATTACCATCAATACGAATACACGTCAGATCATTACAAAGAATTTGGCTTTTCCCATACAAAATGAAGGTGAATTTGTTAAGGGGATTTTGTATATAAGGGCAGATTTATCCGATATTTATAAAACATTAGATAAATCAAAAATGATATTAACGCAGGCTACTCTTTTGGCATTACTGATTACTGTTGTGCTAGGCTTTTGGATTGCACGAAGTATTACTGAGCCTATCACAGATGTTACAGTGAAGGCAGCAAGGATGGCAAAGGGAGATTTTAATCAAGTTGTTGAAGTGAAATCTGATGATGAGATTGGTCAGTTAGCTGAAATGTTTAATTATGTGAGAGAAAAATTGAATATTACTCTTTCAGAGATATCAAGTGAAAAAAGTAAGCTTGAGACTATTCTTAGTTACATGACGGATGGGCTTATAGCTGTTAATGATGAAGGAAAAATTATTCATGCCAATCCTACTGCTATGAAAATGCTTAATCTGACATCAGAAAATATAGAAAATAGATATTATGATGAGCTTATAAAGGAATATAATGAAAAGCTTACTATTTCTTATATTGAAGAAAATAATCCTGAGCGAGTAGGTAGTGAGTTAATAGAGTTTAATGATTCTGTATTTCAAGTAAATTATGCACCTTTTAAAGATAAAAAAGGTGAAAAAAAAGGTATTGTTATGGTAATACAAGATATTACAGAAAGACAGAAGCTTGATAATATGAGAAAGGAATTTGTTGCGAATGTTTCTCATGAGCTGAAGACGCCGCTTACAAGTATTAAGAGCTATACAGAAACTCTTCTAGATGGTGCTTTAGATAATAGAGAGATTGCAGAACATTTTTTAAATGTAGTAAATAGTGAAGCTGATAGAATGAATAGATTGGTTAGAGATTTACTCCAGCTTTCTAGAATTGACTATCAAAAAGAGACATGGAATATACGTGAAATTGATTTGGTAAAATTACTTGAAAATATAGTTTTAAAAATGGACATTAATGCAAAAAATAAACAGCAAAGATTATCTTTTAAGACACATGAACAAAGTGTTATAGGGTTGATAGATCAAGATAAAATGGAGCAGGTGATTATAAATATCATCAGCAACGCTATAAAATATACTCCAGAAAATGGAACTATTGAAGTGTTTCTTGAGAAGGAAGATGATCAAGGGATTATTCGTATTATTGATAATGGAATAGGTATACCACAAAAAGATATTCCAAGACTTTTTGAAAGATTTTATCGAGTGGATAAAGCTAGATCTCGAGAGATGGGAGGGACAGGATTAGGCCTTTCTATCGCTCATCAGATTATAAAAGCACATCATGGAGATATTAATGTAAAAAGCGAAGAAGGAGAAGGGACAGAAGTAATAATAAAATTACCATTAAAAGGACAGTACGTGTAA
- the yycF gene encoding response regulator YycF produces MGRKILVVDDERTISEILKFNLEKEGYDVSVASDGEEAVQKTYQVEPDLILLDVMLPKMDGFQVCKKVRENFNMPILMLTAKEEEVDKVLGLELGADDYITKPFSMRELLARVKANIRRMEASGTNEKSNILVSGDLNIDLNKYEVKKRGEVVELTLREFELLKYLATQENQVFTREKLLEEVWGYEYYGDIRTVDVTVRRLREKIEDHSSNPKYILTKRGVGYYFRRA; encoded by the coding sequence ATGGGTAGAAAAATATTAGTAGTAGATGATGAAAGAACTATTTCGGAGATATTAAAGTTTAACTTGGAAAAAGAAGGGTATGATGTGAGTGTAGCTTCTGATGGTGAAGAAGCTGTACAAAAAACTTACCAAGTGGAACCTGATCTTATCTTGTTAGATGTTATGCTACCCAAAATGGACGGTTTTCAAGTATGTAAAAAGGTAAGAGAAAATTTCAATATGCCTATTTTGATGCTTACAGCAAAGGAAGAAGAAGTAGACAAGGTATTGGGACTTGAGCTTGGTGCTGATGATTATATTACAAAGCCCTTCAGCATGAGGGAGCTTTTAGCAAGAGTAAAAGCAAATATTAGAAGAATGGAAGCAAGTGGAACAAATGAAAAAAGCAATATACTTGTTTCAGGGGACTTAAATATAGATTTGAACAAATATGAAGTGAAAAAAAGAGGAGAAGTTGTAGAGCTTACTTTAAGAGAATTCGAGCTTTTAAAGTATTTAGCTACACAGGAAAATCAAGTTTTTACAAGAGAAAAATTATTAGAGGAAGTATGGGGCTATGAGTATTATGGCGACATCAGAACGGTAGATGTGACTGTAAGAAGATTAAGAGAAAAAATAGAAGATCACTCAAGTAACCCTAAATATATATTAACGAAAAGAGGAGTAGGATACTACTTCAGGAGGGCATAG